A DNA window from Mastacembelus armatus chromosome 11, fMasArm1.2, whole genome shotgun sequence contains the following coding sequences:
- the sesn2 gene encoding sestrin-2 isoform X1, with translation MTSDSVAGFTCQANGESTPGLVSGSVRSSRRRSESETDLSATLKSLAGLRSRNREERTAALEELSQGVLGCLGLDQPGSARLSKQILLHLLRLSRSCPLPEVRERATELLRTIQEQGVEVPRALTSGPSAFIPAKEILKEGPDQEILIESFLSLGRVDHIAMVMALHHDYLSCFLRTQHALFELDGPLPRVWRHYIAIMAAARHQCSYLVQQHSVGFLEAGGEESWLSGVEHAPTKLRSLQTLNKLLAHRPWLVVQQHIQELVCPGAEPRWSLAELIHAVILMAHAHSLCSFVWGCGINPEPDHVGGYTFQSASPSRLSHSPHSPAHEDSRQELANGAVEVEVLMKRMVELQQQREGEEEECTQEEMVTRFERERSESIPTVVVRGAPPDQVLCLVEDPEFRYEDFAPRGEQAPPTMRAQDYSWEDHGYSLVNRLLPDMGQLLDEKFQVVRDLTYHRMAMHEGVDTHMLRKALWNYIHCLYGIRYDDYDYGSVNVLLERSLKVFVKTMACHPEQTTARIYYAFWRHFRHSEKVHANLIVMEARLQAALLYTLRAITHYMR, from the exons ATGACCAGTGACTCCGTGGCAGGCTTTACCTGCCAGGCTAACGGAGAAAGCACACCGGGGCTAGTGTCTGGTTCTGTTCGTTCAAGTCGCCGGAGATCCGAGTCAGAGACCGACCTTAGCGCGACTTTGAAAAGCTTAGCAGGGCTACGCAGCAGGAACCGAGAGGAGAGGACAGCGGCTCTGGAGGAGCTGAGCCAGGGGGTCCTGGGGTGTTTAGGTCTGGATCAGCCCGGCTCGGCTCGGCTTAGTAAGCAAATCCTTCTGCATCTGCTTCGACTGTCCCGGTCGTGTCCACTGCCTGAGGTGCGGGAAAGAGCGACTGAGCTGCTGCGGACCATACAG GAACAGGGAGTTGAAGTACCCCGGGCTCTGACCTCAGGCCCAAGTGCCTTTATTCCTGCAAAAGAG ATATTGAAGGAAGGGCCAGACCAGGAAATCCTGATCGAGTCTTTCCTTTCATTGGGTCGTGTGGACCACATTGCCATGGTGATGGCATTGCACCATGACTACCTCAGCTGCTTTCTCAGGACCCAGCATGCTCTTTTTGAGTTGGATGGCCCCTTGCCTCGTGTTTGGAGACACTACATTGCCATCAtg GCTGCAGCTCGACACCAGTGCTCGTACCTGGTGCAGCAGCACAGCGTGGGCTTCCTGGAAGCTGGAGGGGAGGAGAGCTGGCTGAGCGGTGTAGAGCACGCTCCCACCAAACTCCGCAGCCTGCAAACGCTCAACAAGTTGCTGGCACACAGACCCTGGCTCGTTGTGCAGCAGCACATCCAG GAGCTGGTGTGTCCTGGTGCAGAACCTCGCTGGTCACTGGCTGAACTTATACATGCGGTGATCCTGATGGCACACGCTCATTCACTCTGCTCCTTTGTGTGGGGCTGTGGCATAAACCCTGAACCCGACCACGTTGGAGGTTACACCTTCCAATCTGCATCCCCCAGTCGCCTTTCTCATAGTCCCCATAGCCCGGCTCATGAAGACAGCAGGCAAGAG CTGGCCAATGGagcagtggaggtggaggtttTGATGAAGAGAatggtggagctgcagcagcagcgggagggggaggaggaggagtgcaCACAGGAGGAGATGGTGACTCGCTTTGAGAGGGAGAGGAGCGAGAGCATACCAACAG TGGTGGTGCGGGGGGCTCCGCCTGACCAAGTGTTGTGCCTGGTGGAGGATCCAGAGTTCCGATATGAGGATTTTGCACCCAGAGGAGAGCAGGCACCACCCACCATGAGAGCACAA GACTATTCATGGGAGGACCATGGTTACTCTCTGGTCAACAGACTACTGCCAGACATGGGCCAGCTCCTGGATGAGAAATTCCAG GTTGTGAGGGACTTGACCTACCACAGAATGGCCATGCATGAAGGTGTGGATACTCACATGCTGAGAAAGGCTCTGTGGAACTACATCCACTGTCTCTATGGGATACG ATATGATGATTATGACTACGGCAGCGTGAACGTGCTGTTGGAGCGCTCTCTGAAGGTGTTTGTTAAAACGATGGCCTGTCACCCTGAGCAGACCACGGCACGCATTTACTACGCCTTCTGGAGGCACTTCAGACACTCTGAAAAG GTTCATGCAAACCTAATAGTGATGGAAGCCCGGCTACAGGCAGCCCTTCTTTACACCTTACGAGCCATAACACATTACATGAGATGA
- the yrk gene encoding tyrosine-protein kinase Fgr isoform X2, producing the protein MGCACCKQKKSTKGAAAASSAAADVTDLSPSNTDGGLSAALTQGRYCPDPTQTIPDFNKGFSCSTIFPNTNTHQRPGGITSGGVTLFIALYDYDARTEDDLTFLKGEKFQIINNTEGDWWEARSLDTGNSGYIPSNYVAPVDSIQAEEWYFGKMGRKDAERQLLGHGNQRGTFLIRESETTKGAYSLSIRDWDDNKGDHVKHYKIRKLDNGGYYITTRSQFDTVQELVEHYTGSNDGLCYYLTKPCLNSTPLTMGLGRDAWEVSRETLSMQRKLGQGCFGDVWMGMWNGTTKVAVKTLKPGTMSPEAFLEEAQIMKRLRHDKLVQLYAVVSEEPIYIITEFMSQGSLLDFLKDGEGQRLKLPQLVDMAAQIAAGMAYIERMNYIHRDLRAANILVGDNLVCKIADFGLARLIEDNEYTARQGAKFPIKWTAPEAALYGRFTIKSDVWSFGILLTELITKGRVPYPGMNNREVLEQVERGYRMPCAPGCPASLHELMLQCWRREPDERHTFEYLQSFLEDYFTATEPQYQPGENL; encoded by the exons ATGGGGTGTGCCTGTTGCAAGCAGAAGAAGTCCACCAAAGGAGCAGCGGcagcatcatcagcagcagcagacgtTACAGATCTGTCTCCTAGCAACACAGATGGAGGGTTGTCCGCGGCCTTGACTCAGGGCCGTTACTGTCCCGACCCCACTCAGACCATCCCAGACTTCAACAAGGGCTTCTCATGCAGCACCATTTTCCCCAACACCAACACCCACCAGCGGCCTGGAGGCATAACAA GTGGTGGAGTCACTCTCTTTATAGCTCTGTATGACTATGACGCACGCACTGAAGATGACCTCACTTTCCTGAAAGGAGAGAAATTCCAAATCATCAACAATAC AGAGGGCGACTGGTGGGAGGCTCGCTCTTTGGACACCGGTAACTCCGGTTACATCCCGTCCAACTATGTAGCTCCCGTGGACTCCATACAGGCCGAGGA gTGGTATTTTGGGAAGATGGGGAGAAAGGATGCAGAGAGACAGCTGCTGGGCCATGGAAACCAGAGAGGAACTTTCCTCATACGAGAGAGCGAGACCACAAAGG GTGCTTACTCTCTGTCTATCCGTGATTGGGACGACAACAAAGGAGACCACGTTAAGCATTATAAGATCCGCAAACTGGACAATGGTGGCTACTACATCACCACGAGATCACAGTTCGACACCGTGCAGGAGCTGGTAGAGCACTATACAG GCAGTAATGACGGGCTGTGTTATTACCTGACCAAGCCCTGTCTCAACTCCACACCTCTCACCATGGGCCTTGGGCGGGACGCATGGGAGGTGTCCAGGGAAACGCTGTCCATGCAAAGGAAGCTGGGACAGGGCTGCTTTGGGGACGTGTGGATGG GCATGTGGAACGGCACCACCAAGGTAGCGGTGAAGACTCTGAAACCAGGAACTATGTCCCCTGAGGCCTTCCTAGAGGAGGCTCAGATCATGAAGAGACTTCGCCATGACAAGCTGGTGCAGCTTTACGCCGTTGTGTCTGAGGAGCCCATCTACATTATCACTGAGTTCATGAGCCAAG gaaGTTTGCTGGACTTCTTAAAAGATGGAGAGGGACAAAGACTGAAGCTGCCTCAGCTGGTGGACATGGCTGCACAG atcgCTGCTGGGATGGCGTATATTGAGAGAATGAACTATATCCATCGTGACCTGCGAGCAGCCAACATCCTTGTCGGGGACAATCTTGTGTGCAAAATTGCTGACTTTGGCCTGGCTAGGCTCATTGAGGACAATGAGTACACAGCTAGACAAG GGGCGAAGTTCCCCATCAAGTGGACGGCTCCAGAAGCTGCACTGTATGGACGCTTTACCATCAAGTCGGATGTCTGGAGCTTTGGCATCCTACTAACTGAACTCATCACTAAAGGACGTGTCCCATACCCAG GCATGAACAACCGTGAGGTGCTGGAGCAGGTGGAAAGAGGCTACCGGATGCCCTGTGCCCCGGGCTGCCCCGCCTCGCTCCATGAACTGATGCTGCAGTGCTGGAGGCGGGAACCCGATGAGAGGCACACTTTCGAGTACCTGCAGTCCTTCTTGGAGGATTACTTCACTGCCACAGAGCCGCAGTACCAGCCTGGAGAAAACCTGTGA
- the yrk gene encoding tyrosine-protein kinase Fgr isoform X3: protein MGCACCKQKKSTKGAAAASSAAADVTDLSPSNTDGGLSAALTQGRYCPDPTQTIPDFNKGFSCSTIFPNTNTHQRPGGITSGGVTLFIALYDYDARTEDDLTFLKGEKFQIINNTEGDWWEARSLDTGNSGYIPSNYVAPVDSIQAEEWYFGKMGRKDAERQLLGHGNQRGTFLIRESETTKGAYSLSIRDWDDNKGDHVKHYKIRKLDNGGYYITTRSQFDTVQELVEHYTGMWNGTTKVAVKTLKPGTMSPEAFLEEAQIMKRLRHDKLVQLYAVVSEEPIYIITEFMSQGSLLDFLKDGEGQRLKLPQLVDMAAQIAAGMAYIERMNYIHRDLRAANILVGDNLVCKIADFGLARLIEDNEYTARQGAKFPIKWTAPEAALYGRFTIKSDVWSFGILLTELITKGRVPYPGMNNREVLEQVERGYRMPCAPGCPASLHELMLQCWRREPDERHTFEYLQSFLEDYFTATEPQYQPGENL, encoded by the exons ATGGGGTGTGCCTGTTGCAAGCAGAAGAAGTCCACCAAAGGAGCAGCGGcagcatcatcagcagcagcagacgtTACAGATCTGTCTCCTAGCAACACAGATGGAGGGTTGTCCGCGGCCTTGACTCAGGGCCGTTACTGTCCCGACCCCACTCAGACCATCCCAGACTTCAACAAGGGCTTCTCATGCAGCACCATTTTCCCCAACACCAACACCCACCAGCGGCCTGGAGGCATAACAA GTGGTGGAGTCACTCTCTTTATAGCTCTGTATGACTATGACGCACGCACTGAAGATGACCTCACTTTCCTGAAAGGAGAGAAATTCCAAATCATCAACAATAC AGAGGGCGACTGGTGGGAGGCTCGCTCTTTGGACACCGGTAACTCCGGTTACATCCCGTCCAACTATGTAGCTCCCGTGGACTCCATACAGGCCGAGGA gTGGTATTTTGGGAAGATGGGGAGAAAGGATGCAGAGAGACAGCTGCTGGGCCATGGAAACCAGAGAGGAACTTTCCTCATACGAGAGAGCGAGACCACAAAGG GTGCTTACTCTCTGTCTATCCGTGATTGGGACGACAACAAAGGAGACCACGTTAAGCATTATAAGATCCGCAAACTGGACAATGGTGGCTACTACATCACCACGAGATCACAGTTCGACACCGTGCAGGAGCTGGTAGAGCACTATACAG GCATGTGGAACGGCACCACCAAGGTAGCGGTGAAGACTCTGAAACCAGGAACTATGTCCCCTGAGGCCTTCCTAGAGGAGGCTCAGATCATGAAGAGACTTCGCCATGACAAGCTGGTGCAGCTTTACGCCGTTGTGTCTGAGGAGCCCATCTACATTATCACTGAGTTCATGAGCCAAG gaaGTTTGCTGGACTTCTTAAAAGATGGAGAGGGACAAAGACTGAAGCTGCCTCAGCTGGTGGACATGGCTGCACAG atcgCTGCTGGGATGGCGTATATTGAGAGAATGAACTATATCCATCGTGACCTGCGAGCAGCCAACATCCTTGTCGGGGACAATCTTGTGTGCAAAATTGCTGACTTTGGCCTGGCTAGGCTCATTGAGGACAATGAGTACACAGCTAGACAAG GGGCGAAGTTCCCCATCAAGTGGACGGCTCCAGAAGCTGCACTGTATGGACGCTTTACCATCAAGTCGGATGTCTGGAGCTTTGGCATCCTACTAACTGAACTCATCACTAAAGGACGTGTCCCATACCCAG GCATGAACAACCGTGAGGTGCTGGAGCAGGTGGAAAGAGGCTACCGGATGCCCTGTGCCCCGGGCTGCCCCGCCTCGCTCCATGAACTGATGCTGCAGTGCTGGAGGCGGGAACCCGATGAGAGGCACACTTTCGAGTACCTGCAGTCCTTCTTGGAGGATTACTTCACTGCCACAGAGCCGCAGTACCAGCCTGGAGAAAACCTGTGA
- the sesn2 gene encoding sestrin-2 isoform X2 codes for MSEQGVEVPRALTSGPSAFIPAKEILKEGPDQEILIESFLSLGRVDHIAMVMALHHDYLSCFLRTQHALFELDGPLPRVWRHYIAIMAAARHQCSYLVQQHSVGFLEAGGEESWLSGVEHAPTKLRSLQTLNKLLAHRPWLVVQQHIQELVCPGAEPRWSLAELIHAVILMAHAHSLCSFVWGCGINPEPDHVGGYTFQSASPSRLSHSPHSPAHEDSRQELANGAVEVEVLMKRMVELQQQREGEEEECTQEEMVTRFERERSESIPTVVVRGAPPDQVLCLVEDPEFRYEDFAPRGEQAPPTMRAQDYSWEDHGYSLVNRLLPDMGQLLDEKFQVVRDLTYHRMAMHEGVDTHMLRKALWNYIHCLYGIRYDDYDYGSVNVLLERSLKVFVKTMACHPEQTTARIYYAFWRHFRHSEKVHANLIVMEARLQAALLYTLRAITHYMR; via the exons ATGTCG GAACAGGGAGTTGAAGTACCCCGGGCTCTGACCTCAGGCCCAAGTGCCTTTATTCCTGCAAAAGAG ATATTGAAGGAAGGGCCAGACCAGGAAATCCTGATCGAGTCTTTCCTTTCATTGGGTCGTGTGGACCACATTGCCATGGTGATGGCATTGCACCATGACTACCTCAGCTGCTTTCTCAGGACCCAGCATGCTCTTTTTGAGTTGGATGGCCCCTTGCCTCGTGTTTGGAGACACTACATTGCCATCAtg GCTGCAGCTCGACACCAGTGCTCGTACCTGGTGCAGCAGCACAGCGTGGGCTTCCTGGAAGCTGGAGGGGAGGAGAGCTGGCTGAGCGGTGTAGAGCACGCTCCCACCAAACTCCGCAGCCTGCAAACGCTCAACAAGTTGCTGGCACACAGACCCTGGCTCGTTGTGCAGCAGCACATCCAG GAGCTGGTGTGTCCTGGTGCAGAACCTCGCTGGTCACTGGCTGAACTTATACATGCGGTGATCCTGATGGCACACGCTCATTCACTCTGCTCCTTTGTGTGGGGCTGTGGCATAAACCCTGAACCCGACCACGTTGGAGGTTACACCTTCCAATCTGCATCCCCCAGTCGCCTTTCTCATAGTCCCCATAGCCCGGCTCATGAAGACAGCAGGCAAGAG CTGGCCAATGGagcagtggaggtggaggtttTGATGAAGAGAatggtggagctgcagcagcagcgggagggggaggaggaggagtgcaCACAGGAGGAGATGGTGACTCGCTTTGAGAGGGAGAGGAGCGAGAGCATACCAACAG TGGTGGTGCGGGGGGCTCCGCCTGACCAAGTGTTGTGCCTGGTGGAGGATCCAGAGTTCCGATATGAGGATTTTGCACCCAGAGGAGAGCAGGCACCACCCACCATGAGAGCACAA GACTATTCATGGGAGGACCATGGTTACTCTCTGGTCAACAGACTACTGCCAGACATGGGCCAGCTCCTGGATGAGAAATTCCAG GTTGTGAGGGACTTGACCTACCACAGAATGGCCATGCATGAAGGTGTGGATACTCACATGCTGAGAAAGGCTCTGTGGAACTACATCCACTGTCTCTATGGGATACG ATATGATGATTATGACTACGGCAGCGTGAACGTGCTGTTGGAGCGCTCTCTGAAGGTGTTTGTTAAAACGATGGCCTGTCACCCTGAGCAGACCACGGCACGCATTTACTACGCCTTCTGGAGGCACTTCAGACACTCTGAAAAG GTTCATGCAAACCTAATAGTGATGGAAGCCCGGCTACAGGCAGCCCTTCTTTACACCTTACGAGCCATAACACATTACATGAGATGA
- the yrk gene encoding tyrosine-protein kinase Fgr isoform X1 gives MGCACCKQKKSTKGAAAASSAAADVTDLSPSNTDGGLSAALTQGRYCPDPTQTIPDFNKGFSCSTIFPNTNTHQRPGGITSGGVTLFIALYDYDARTEDDLTFLKGEKFQIINNTEGDWWEARSLDTGNSGYIPSNYVAPVDSIQAEEWYFGKMGRKDAERQLLGHGNQRGTFLIRESETTKGAYSLSIRDWDDNKGDHVKHYKIRKLDNGGYYITTRSQFDTVQELVEHYTERAAGLCCRLIGSCKRGMPKLADLSVKTKDMWEIPRESLQLIKKLGNGQFGEVWMGMWNGTTKVAVKTLKPGTMSPEAFLEEAQIMKRLRHDKLVQLYAVVSEEPIYIITEFMSQGSLLDFLKDGEGQRLKLPQLVDMAAQIAAGMAYIERMNYIHRDLRAANILVGDNLVCKIADFGLARLIEDNEYTARQGAKFPIKWTAPEAALYGRFTIKSDVWSFGILLTELITKGRVPYPGMNNREVLEQVERGYRMPCAPGCPASLHELMLQCWRREPDERHTFEYLQSFLEDYFTATEPQYQPGENL, from the exons ATGGGGTGTGCCTGTTGCAAGCAGAAGAAGTCCACCAAAGGAGCAGCGGcagcatcatcagcagcagcagacgtTACAGATCTGTCTCCTAGCAACACAGATGGAGGGTTGTCCGCGGCCTTGACTCAGGGCCGTTACTGTCCCGACCCCACTCAGACCATCCCAGACTTCAACAAGGGCTTCTCATGCAGCACCATTTTCCCCAACACCAACACCCACCAGCGGCCTGGAGGCATAACAA GTGGTGGAGTCACTCTCTTTATAGCTCTGTATGACTATGACGCACGCACTGAAGATGACCTCACTTTCCTGAAAGGAGAGAAATTCCAAATCATCAACAATAC AGAGGGCGACTGGTGGGAGGCTCGCTCTTTGGACACCGGTAACTCCGGTTACATCCCGTCCAACTATGTAGCTCCCGTGGACTCCATACAGGCCGAGGA gTGGTATTTTGGGAAGATGGGGAGAAAGGATGCAGAGAGACAGCTGCTGGGCCATGGAAACCAGAGAGGAACTTTCCTCATACGAGAGAGCGAGACCACAAAGG GTGCTTACTCTCTGTCTATCCGTGATTGGGACGACAACAAAGGAGACCACGTTAAGCATTATAAGATCCGCAAACTGGACAATGGTGGCTACTACATCACCACGAGATCACAGTTCGACACCGTGCAGGAGCTGGTAGAGCACTATACAG AGAGAGCGGCGGGACTGTGCTGCCGTTTGATTGGCAGCTGTAAGCGGGGCATGCCTAAGCTGGCCGACTTATCAGTGAAGACCAAGGATATGTGGGAGATTCCCCGCGAATCCCTCCAGCTGATTAAAAAACTGGGCAACGGCCAGTTTGGAGAAGTCTGGATGG GCATGTGGAACGGCACCACCAAGGTAGCGGTGAAGACTCTGAAACCAGGAACTATGTCCCCTGAGGCCTTCCTAGAGGAGGCTCAGATCATGAAGAGACTTCGCCATGACAAGCTGGTGCAGCTTTACGCCGTTGTGTCTGAGGAGCCCATCTACATTATCACTGAGTTCATGAGCCAAG gaaGTTTGCTGGACTTCTTAAAAGATGGAGAGGGACAAAGACTGAAGCTGCCTCAGCTGGTGGACATGGCTGCACAG atcgCTGCTGGGATGGCGTATATTGAGAGAATGAACTATATCCATCGTGACCTGCGAGCAGCCAACATCCTTGTCGGGGACAATCTTGTGTGCAAAATTGCTGACTTTGGCCTGGCTAGGCTCATTGAGGACAATGAGTACACAGCTAGACAAG GGGCGAAGTTCCCCATCAAGTGGACGGCTCCAGAAGCTGCACTGTATGGACGCTTTACCATCAAGTCGGATGTCTGGAGCTTTGGCATCCTACTAACTGAACTCATCACTAAAGGACGTGTCCCATACCCAG GCATGAACAACCGTGAGGTGCTGGAGCAGGTGGAAAGAGGCTACCGGATGCCCTGTGCCCCGGGCTGCCCCGCCTCGCTCCATGAACTGATGCTGCAGTGCTGGAGGCGGGAACCCGATGAGAGGCACACTTTCGAGTACCTGCAGTCCTTCTTGGAGGATTACTTCACTGCCACAGAGCCGCAGTACCAGCCTGGAGAAAACCTGTGA